The genome window actaaagaaaagaagggtCGAAATGCAATTACCAACTTAACGAGTTGAAGTAGGATAAATTTTGCATGAAGTTTTGGCACGTCATGCTCATGAGGTGtccaaagaaaggtagagaGGTGCTTTCCTTTAAGATTTTCAGAACTAACCACatctttttcttccatttcttgaaCCTAAAAGAGAGCTAAACACCATCATACAAATTAACACCACCAAACCATATATTCCAAGAACAAATTGTGACGTATTAGGGATTAGATCAATAGAATTGTTAGAAAGAAAATCGAAGATAGTTTGTGAGGTtataagagaaaggaaagaaaagaaagagagctaAAGCTTAAAATGAGTGACTAAATTGATAAGTATGCATAATTCCTATAGTTTTAGATGCTTTTATGTATGAAGAAGCTCTTTAAATGTTTGCTGgattttcataatatatatgtataaccTTAGTTTTCAGTAGAAACTCCATATGATAGTTGCTAAATAAGAGTATGATTGTGAAAGATTGAATTATGATGTGTTCTTCTAAAGTAAAAGATAAGTTTTAGCCCAAATATTGTGTTGATATAAGTGCACATGATATGTGAAAAGAGTAAAGCAtgctttaaaagaaattatggcCACCTATATATTACATATGCTACCAATGTGGTGGGTATATGGATATGAGATATTGATGTTGGGCATATATGTTGGAAACTTATGAAGTTTCCCATGCTTATTTCTTTAATCGTTCACTAGGTTATCTCATTAGcagttgataaattattttcaaagaatCAAAGTGACCAACCACAGTTTCTTTGGAATCCTAGCTTGAAACTTAAGTGGTGCTATTGTATCTTTTATAGGTTAGTTTTTTAGTATGGGTCATTACACATGTAAATGCATATGTAAACATATATCATGCAAGAACTCTTTTAGTGTGTGATAGATCAATATGACAACTGTGTAAAGATGTAAATTATACGTGAATGATCAAGACAAGACAACAAGATGTCATATAAGTTCCCAAGTTATGtatatttatacatgttttaaCTGATTAGGTAACAATAAGGAATTAGAGAGGTTGGTTTACTTAGCTAGCACTACTCTATAGTGAATATATCAAAGATACCAAGTAATTAGGAGAGGGATGTGACAAAAACTGGTTGATTGAAGTACAACCTGTGAGTTTTACTTGGCTAGTGCGAGAGCACATCTGAAAGCGGTTCtgatttaaaatctcaaaaattctCTCTAGACAGTTTGCATTGGACTAATTCACACATCCAAAATTACAAACTAAAATTTCcaagaaatcaaatattaaaataagcaGAAGATATCCTGGGGTTCAGGAGGAAGCTGAAAATTTTGCACCATACACCCACGTCAATAGTGTAGGCATTCTTAAATGCATCGATCTACCTCGACTTTTCGATTTATCGTTAAAGGAAAGGCTCCCGTTATAATCATTCTCTGCATCGAATCAATGGTCCAAAGTCTGCCCACATACGATGAACTAAGCCAGAGTTAAACTTTGAGCTTGGACAATGTATATAGTTCACATATTCTGCTAAGTTTTTAGGCAATGTGAAATGCCATTCGGTCCTCTACTAAAAAGTACATACTTGAAAGTTTTCAACAATATTAACTCACCAGATCcatggagagagaaaagatcTATTTCTCCAGCTCCCACCCTCCTAGTCTCATTCCAGGGTCATAGTTTGTGAATAGCCTAAATTCATTCCCAAGTTTGCTAGAATGTTGAGGCCTAAAACCACATGAATGCAATCCTAAGAGCTCAGCTGCCTTATCCTTCTGCACGTCTCCTACAAGTCAAGAATATATAATGCATCAGATTCACCAGAAAGCTGGAAAGAAAATACAATGCAACTTCGTTGGGAGTGCTAGCAACACTCACTCTAACACTTGCTTTTCAATACTCTCACGTCTAGAACATCCACATCACATCTCTTCATTTTAATCAAACTAATTAATTGCAAGAGGAAAAGGATACTAAGAGCTAGTGACAAAAAAATTCCATCATTACAAGCAGTCCAAGACCAAGCAAGAAAGAGATTACACattaaaacaagaacaaatacCAGTAGATTACTGTCtcctaaattaaatatattgcaAGAATCTTCTCTAAACCCTCAATTTCCATCAACAAAGAACAAGATAATTTCTCTTTattgtttcttcttgttctgATCAATTATACCAAAGTGATCTATAAACCCGCTAATAATCCACTTAATGGTAGTTCAATCAACATATTTGAGCAACAAGAACGAGACTAGCATCTCCAGTGAAAACCCAAGTGTATTTTATCCCAGATTCAAGAGATCCCTTGTATTATTTGAGATCAGGTCCAAAACTCACATATTCTCTACCAAATAAGACTAAAAATCCCACAAATTTCTTGCAAAAGGTCCAAAACCAATTGTCAGCCAAGGTAATATCACATAAGTAAGTTTTGGTGCAATAGAAGGGATTCTAAAAGAGAGGAAAATggcataaaaataaagagacagGGAAAGCGAATCAAAACTAGGCAACAGAAAATTTAGGGGAAGGCAAACATAATAATCTGGAACCCTATAGGCACTTTGTCATTCCAAATAGAGTAAAGAGATGTAAAGTGGATGTTGTAAACAAGCAAGTGCTGGAGGAAGTGCTGCTAGCTTTGCCCTAGCTCTAGATATCTAATTCTATAGAAAATCTCAGGTCTCAACAAATTTACAGATTGCTGAGATTGGACTAGTAGCATTATATAGCAGACTCACCAGAGCTTGCAAATGAGAAAGAGTAGGACGGAGAATGATCAATGTTTACCTGTGAGCAGAAGCAAATATGATTTTCCTGGTAttgcaagaaaagaaattgcTTGAGCAACCTTTTCTAAGCACTCCTGACTCTGCCATCATAAGCATCAGTTAAATGAGACCATGGCCTTTTCACATGACTATTGAACAGTTTGCAGTCTATCAACTAAacggaaacaaaaaaaaaagaaaaaaaagaagagggaaagATCCAGGGCACAATGACAAGAAACAAGCTTCCTTGTATAAATATCCACCAGGGACTACAAGACACagttgaacaaaattgaaaacctGTAGCTTACTAAACATGTACAAGGAATTACCGATCAAGTAGAAATTATAGCACAACAAAAtctgtaataaaaaaagaagaagcaaatatTAGAGATCTTCTAAGTAGGTCATTATGCCTGAACAAAGGATATCTAATTATTCAACCAATAATCCAACAGTTCAAAACCAAATATGGCACAGACAGGTACCACAAAATCTTCTCCTTGGCAACCTTAacataaaacaagtaaaacagACATCCTCAATCTTTcggtcaaaacaaaaaaaagataccCCATTAAATAACATAAGCACTAGTAATACTAGATACTAATTACATGgcaaaaacaacatgaattaACACAAATTTAAGTTGAAAGAAAGGCAAACTTTATAACTAACCAAATAAGGAGGATCTGCAACAACAACTTGAAAAGCATGCTTAAGTTGACCAGGCAAATCTTCTGGtttattataatcataaaatgtGAAATCACTCCCATATTGCTCAAATCTCTTGTCATACTCCAGTAATTGCACATTCACACTCGGATCAATTTtctgccaacaaaaaaaagaacccACTCAcccaaaaaccaagaaaattgacagcaacccataaaaaaaagaagcaaaacccAGTTCAAAAGTTTCAATTTTGTGTACTACCTTGATGTAAGCATAAAGGGTTGGACAAGCGATACAAACTGCGAGTGAACTGGGATTGGTTAATAAAGCAAGAACCTCGTTTGCTACAGTCTCTGCGGTTAACGGGTCGTACCAAAACTGGCTAAGCCTCCAGTCCTCTGCTACTAAGGCTACTTTCTCTCCGGTTTCAGAACCTTCTCCGTCGGTTTGTGAAGTTTGGTCAGTGatgggttgttgttgttggaggAACTCTTTCAAAGCAGCCAGAGCGTGTGAACTTAACGTTGGAGggtcgtcgtcgtcgtcttcAGTGAAAGCGGTATCGTTTTGAGGTTTCACTTGCTCTTCTTCCATTTTGTAGCCCTGCAAAATGAAATTGAGGGGACACGGTGCcgcttttgttattttatggcATTGATGAACCACTGAAGTAGGAAAACGAGCTTCAGGGAAACAGTTACTCCTTGTATTATACAAGGGAAACAAGAATTGGGCCTAAGCTAAATTAAAAGGGCCCATGATGAgtaattatccaaaaaaaaaaaaaaaacactcattgCACTGTCCTTCGTAACAACAATCAAATGGCCTATCTTTAGAGgcaaaatgatattattcatTTGTCAAACAAGAAATGCTTTTGAGTcgtttcttagaaaataaaataaaatggcaacattattttaaaaattaaaaaaaattaaaaagggcctctagagatattttaatattttcttcataattatttcataataatatatttcaattaGAGGCAAATGattcttttaacaaataaaaaataaaaataaaaataaaaataaaaagtagttgaCTCATGTAACACATGAGCCAGTGCGCGTGCGGTGTGGCTTCCGACAACAAAAAATACCCAACCACAATATCAGTTGAAATGTCCAATAGTGAGCTTTTTCCCCCCTCATctcccttttttctctttatcttctATAAATTCACATTGGGTCAACCAAAATTCAGagttgtccttttattttttttaattgtggtctttatttttttgattggtcattattggttttgattttttatttaatttcatccattgtcatttaatttgatttgattttatatcaaatatgtccccattctttttattgttgtttttttttcttgatttagtttttaaattttttccttcaacattttactttatttatttttttgtcaaattttaatccttattattttgattactatttttaattattttttaatttaatttattttttaatttggtccctcattatttcttttattagtttttaatatcagattttgtcatcattattttgattgttattttttttcttttttaatttttgatgattgagaattttgcttcgttatgttttttgtttttgccttcTATGAAATCATAtcaatctcatgacctgagtcactGATTTTGACAATTAGCCCGAtttaactttgatctttttgggtcttttttatttttttttaatttcatcattttacattaGGTTATTAAGCCTTGagctttctgtttttttttttttttatgtttttcctttttgtggGATTATCTTGGGTCAcgagttagtcaagttaactcaaatacttagtttttttttcaatatttttttatttaactttgataattttttctaggtttttttttaagaatttaaatttttattccaATCTCATATTGCAGGTGGCTGGTTAgtagagagagcttgagttgactcaagttttttcctttgacattttttttaaatagatttttttttcaattgtatcatttaacattatattattagactttgagctttgttatttttttgttttgttttatacgAGGGTATCTTAATCTCATATCCTGAGTCACgtgttagtcaagttaacttaTGTTGATTCAGGTTATCATCGAcatcttttttgttgttgggaGAGGTTTGACCTAACCCGCGATATAATACAtgcaaaaaaatctaatttgatttattctttGATGAATGGAGAAATTGGATCGAGCAAGAGAAATCAAGGTGGTTAAAGAaactccttaaaaaaaaaaccatgattagatttttttatcaagtaacATGTCAAAAATATGTTCATTAATTACTGATaacatcattatttaaaaaataaaactaaattaataatatttaaattaaaatcccaaccaatgaaaatttatcatcaaattataaaaaatgaaaatttagttacaaatactaaaaatattatacataaaagaattaaattaaagagaaataatgcaataaccaaattaaaaacaaagaagaaaaaataaataaactaacaaacaatattatttatagaaaatattaaaacatatattttttatttttctataaagcCAAATTATCTCAAACACACAATTAACCATAAAGGGCTAAATttctcatttataattttattggtaaCAAATTCTTCATTAGACGTTAATATTTCTTATTGGTAtttcctaaaataatattaagtatTTGATAAAGCAGAATATTTATAactaaattcttgatttttattttattttataatgatcaTATCGATCAATGCACTTATTTTTGACACCTAAAGGAACtagacaaaagagaaaaaaaaaaaaaaactcaatgaaaAACATACCAGAAGAGAGAATCtagataaaacaaattatataagggtgaatttttttaatataatataataactacACACgacataaaacatatatatatatatatatatatatatatatatatatatatatcattttatcGTTTAATATACTTATACatactaaaattttaactattttgtttttttattaattaataaataataataaagtacgGATGACGAATAACTAGTCTCTTCTTCGAAGATGAGCTTTCAGTACTCATCAATGGCTGAATTCGTTACTCCCATGAGATACGATTGAAGATACAGATTTTGCCGACACAGAAGCAGTAGGGCTAGTAACATCTCGTTCCACATTTCCAAAATTTGCTTTCCCAGTCAACATTTTAATAGCTATTTGAGCAACTTCGGCAAACCAGTCATCCTCCGGCAACGTACTGGCAAGACAGTTTTTATCATGGTACACATTTCTCTGAGGTTGATTTGTCGATAATGTTTGTAAAGTAAATTGAAaggatctttttttatttggaaaaaaaggCATATCAGCCGTAACATACAAAATAGTATTATGTTTACTGCGAACAAGATGTACCTGTAAGGATCTACTCCAGTAGCAGCTACAGCATCGATCGCTCTTGCTATGATGTTCTTAATAACTTGATGTAGATTTCTAGACAAGTAACGTCCTTGAGACGAGAAGAGCAACACAAATTCCATATCCAAATATAACTgcatagaaataattaattatggcaGAGCTGCATAATCTACCGCGAAAAATCTACATCAAATATTGGCAAACGATCATCCTCTTGAATATACATACCTGTTGAAGGCCAAGAGGACCCAGAGGTTTTGGTCCCTCCTCTATCTCTTCCCAAAAGGTTTGATCATCAGAAAGCCAAAGGATCACTGTCTCTGTGAGCCTCATTAATAGAACGGTCGCAAATCTTTCCCGGCCTATGAACATATCGGTTGCTATGCTTGCCATCCGGGTCAATTTCATGAAAAGTTCCTGGAAGAAATTGCAGTCAAGTAAATCTGCATATCTTGATGCATTCATTTCTAAGAAAAGCATTTCCACAtgaagttaataaaataaaccagAAATAATCATCAAATATGTATTCAGGTTACGATTACTTGTATTCTCTATATGTGTGTTGAGACACGAGGACTAAACCAAGTGTCTTTGATGGATAGAGCACAACCTATAATCACTCCAAAACAGACCTGCAACTCAGTCTAACTACCTGGAAAATTAGAGACGGGAACCATTCAGGCTCCTCTACGTTGTCATCCAGACTTGTGTAAATGTATGCATTGAGATGAGTGTCACCATCTTCTGTGAAGATGAGATCAAGAGCATGCTGTCTGCAGAAGCTATCTCGCAAGCGATCAACTGAACGTTGAAGCTTCTTCTTCCACTCCCTTTGTTCCGGAAGACGGGATTGCCTTTCTGAAGATCTTTTAGGTTGCTCGTCTATTCTAGGAGGCAATGGCAAGAGCTTCATGGCAGCATATGGGAGCAGTTCATCTGCTAACAATGATGCATTAGCTAGTAAAGCTAGTTGCTGGGATTCAGTTTCTGCTACCCTGACAATTTTACTTCCTGAACCTTCCAAGCTCTCTTCAGTCTCTGCTGAACTCGGTAATGCACGCATTAACAAATTGACATAGGAGTTGAACACTTGAAGAACGCCTCCCAGTGCAGAACCATCCAGCTGAAGGCTCTCAAGGGGTCCCGCATCCTCAAGAAAGTCCTGAATTGACAATACATGATTGGTGAAGTGAAAACTTCTTGAGTAATACACGAAGGAAAGGGCAAATTAAAGCCAATTTTAATAGCGAATATGACAACAATCATCAGGAttatggagaagaaaaaaagaagaagccaagAAAGATTCTAAAAGCTTTCCATTTGTGAAGGAAAAGATCTTATAGAGGAAAGCACTATTAGTCACCTGAATCATGGAATTGAACCTATTAGCACTGCTTGAAAGCTTTGGCTGTGATGCCATTGCACTACCAAGAGATGCACTTGAAGAGAAAGGACGTCCGCCTGCTGGTGGATAAGTGAGCAACCAGTCATCTGCAGCAGCAAGTGCAGCACTGatatcttcaattttctttaaattggcATTCAATGCCTGCTCAATAATAGGCTTAAAAAGTCTCAATAAGACGGTAGCAAGGGACAATCCACGAGCTTCCAACAAAGAACAATGACCCAAGCATATATGAATGCACTCAGCAGCAACCCGTAGACCTCCTGAAGCAGCTGATGAAGCTAGGACATGCCTCTTTAGAAGAAAAGCAAAAGCCTCAGTCTCTTTGACAGCCCAAGTTACAAGTTCAGATGTATATGCAGGTTCCTCCCCGTAAACTGCCAAAGAATCACTTGCTGCTTGTGCAATGGTGGAAAAGACAACTTGTGAAAGTGCAACAGTATATGCTCGTCCACATGAATTGTTGGATGAGCGAAGACTCGGCAAACTAGACTTCAACTTCTGGTGGTGAGAATTGAGCAACAATGTATGGGCACGGGGAGCATCTCCGAGATTTTTTAGAGCTAAAACAGCTGAACGAAGCTCTTGTCCACGAGTCGAAGGTTGGCTAATGGTATCTGCAAGCTGATAAGCTAGTTTCTGTCGCTGATCTCTAATAGCTGTCTCCAAAGTAATGAGTGCAGTTGGGCTCAAAGAGTGCTTCTTCGTGGATTCGTTAGCTAATCCTTCTCCTTTCTCAAGGGCTTGCATAGCTTCGTCCACTCTCCTTTCTGCCAATAGAACTTCAAAGGTGTCCAAGAACTCAATCAACCAATCTTCTGACTCAGAAAGCTCCCCATCGTCGAAATTGGACAAATCATCTGCTATAGAGTCTTCAGAAGCAGCCCACAAAGAATCAATGCGAGCATGTTCGCTCAAACCGTGAACTAGAGCTGCTTGAGTCGACAGGAAATTTCTCATAGAAATAAGCTGCCCCTCAAGATCTGAAATCTCCCTTGATGTCCTacgtaaaggaaatgaaaaacaacaaatgacAGCAATAACGTTGTTTTTTTCCGATGTAAAAACGCAAGCagaagaagatatatatatagacaggGTGGTCTAACCAACCGTATAAAGGCTGCATAGTTAGCATAAACACTCTTTCTCATTTCCTCAGCAGAAGCCCTTTTCAGGTCCACGAGGTATGAACACAGGTGCCTTATTTCCTACATATTTAACCAACAATGCAATCATCAAAATCCTTCACATTCTATTTCCCATGTGATGACATAGCCtgtaaatacatatataaaaacataaaacatgaaGAATAAGAGGAGACCTTCTCATTCATAGTCTGGCATTTGGAGGTGACAAAGGCATTGGGATCAAAATGAGAGTTCTTGAAGACCTTTAAGCGATCACTTAGCGTTAGATTTCCTTCCAGCTCCGCTGAGTCTCCTATGCTCGACGTTCTCGacattattcttaatttttttcttgatcacaATCATCTTATTTCGCTGGTTTTTATTGCGGGCATATTGTGCCCTTGTTTCCGCCTTCAATGAACACGCATGACTCGCTCTCTCTTCATTTTAGCTGGAAGGTCAAATAACCAGTCACTTCTCTCTTTATTCATTAATCCTTAACAAAGTCTCCAAGTTACAAGTTTCCTCAATTGGGTCccttatatgttgatgattaaAGATGTTTACTCTCTCCATTAATTTCTTATGTTTGAGCTTTAGAGCCAGGAGAGTTTATATTCCTAAATGCAACACATTGACATGAAGATGCGCttttaagattatatatatatataaaatctcttaTCATCGTATAAAaggcaattaaaaaatatcttttatcatcgtataataataataaaagatttacATTAATGGTTAATAGTATTTTCTATCTCCATTATGTAAATTGTGTAATAAGATAAAATGATGTCGGGGAAAACTGtacgttttttttcttaaatgagtAAAGTATTTTAGACCGAAGATCCAGACCCTATTTGTTTGTTgggaaataatttctttttagaaagtgattttcatgaaaagtgaattcctgaaaagtaaattatttttcaaggtttggtaatgtaatgaaaaatgagttggaaaacactttcttttgtttagttatatcatgaaaaataagctcaaaaataactttttaattagcaatcaaaagaatgaagaccgaatctaacaaataaaaaagttaaaaaatgatgaaattaaaaaaaaatcaattagaataaatagcaataaaaaaatatggaccaaatatgatagataaagaatttcaattaagaaaaggataagagaaaaaaataacaatcaaaagaataatgatcaaagatgaaattgaagacaaaagaataaaaaagaattcaaaagaaaatatatagcaatcaaaagatcGAGAactaatttgatataatcaacataacaaaatattttagaattttcataattttaaaatattttccatccaaaataaaaagaaaataatttcatgaaaatcaagttaaatttttttttgatcgaaaagtatttttcaataactaatttttataatgataaagaATCACATAAaagtttagaaataaattttaggaAATGACTTTCAATGCCCTAATCAAAGAAAGTGACATTTGGAAACCCAATTGGAAAAAAGTTTAGGTTAAGGGATGAGTTCAAACTTGTAAGACTAATTTGAGGTTCGCCCTAATTATGATAATAAACTGCCAAACCAGCTAGCCAACAAATCACAGCTGACcacacaatctttttttttttctgtaaagaGAAAATCTCTCATTCTAATTAAAAgggtgaaaaagaaaagtaggCACAATCCTAGTACTTTAACTGACATAACCTGTACATTAACTACCGACAAAACCACCTCCTTGTTTGTCTCCTCTCACCTTTTTCCAAAAAGCTTGAGGAAATGAAGAAGAGAGGGAAGTGACAGAGCTAGAAAGAAATGGAGAATACTGTAAGAAATGTGGGATGTGAATGGCTTAGATCCAAACAAGAAGAGCATAGAATTATAGCTGATTTGACTGGCTTTGATAACTTGAAAGCCATGTTGGGGGCAGAGGATAACATAAGGAGAAGGAAAGGAACACTGAAgacaaagaagaggaagagctaCGGTTATTTTCAGTTTCAAGCTCAAGAGGATATGCCTGTATGTGCcacctctctccctctcttttattatttctgAATTATTTACTAATGAAATCTTGATTTTCCTAGTTAGATTTTATTTCAACTGTTCTTCACAACTTTGAATTCGAATCtttgattatctttttttaaataatcagcTTCTTTTTGTGCAATAAATGGAGTAGAGTAGTTGCAATCATATCTGGCACCTCTGTTGTATATGGTATTGTTGCCTCTGCTGATGAAGTCTTAGGTTGTAATGATTCTGTATAGCACAAACACCTACTTCTTCTCTATTTATGAGTCTTGTACTCCTAGAGAATCTGACTATCAGTTGTAAAGTTACAGtatatattaacattaataatatactgtttaagaattaaaaaggCAAAACACTTTCTTTATTAccttttatttatctttcaatatcgAGCTAGGTTGGAGGCATAGATTAGTGTTACCAATGATGCCAAAAGTTGC of Populus trichocarpa isolate Nisqually-1 chromosome 16, P.trichocarpa_v4.1, whole genome shotgun sequence contains these proteins:
- the LOC112323227 gene encoding uncharacterized protein LOC112323227, with protein sequence MEEEQVKPQNDTAFTEDDDDDPPTLSSHALAALKEFLQQQQPITDQTSQTDGEGSETGEKVALVAEDWRLSQFWYDPLTAETVANEVLALLTNPSSLAVCIACPTLYAYIKKIDPSVNVQLLEYDKRFEQYGSDFTFYDYNKPEDLPGQLKHAFQVVVADPPYLSQECLEKVAQAISFLAIPGKSYLLLLTGDVQKDKAAELLGLHSCGFRPQHSSKLGNEFRLFTNYDPGMRLGGWELEK
- the LOC7469917 gene encoding exocyst complex component EXO84A, translated to MSRTSSIGDSAELEGNLTLSDRLKVFKNSHFDPNAFVTSKCQTMNEKEIRHLCSYLVDLKRASAEEMRKSVYANYAAFIRTSREISDLEGQLISMRNFLSTQAALVHGLSEHARIDSLWAASEDSIADDLSNFDDGELSESEDWLIEFLDTFEVLLAERRVDEAMQALEKGEGLANESTKKHSLSPTALITLETAIRDQRQKLAYQLADTISQPSTRGQELRSAVLALKNLGDAPRAHTLLLNSHHQKLKSSLPSLRSSNNSCGRAYTVALSQVVFSTIAQAASDSLAVYGEEPAYTSELVTWAVKETEAFAFLLKRHVLASSAASGGLRVAAECIHICLGHCSLLEARGLSLATVLLRLFKPIIEQALNANLKKIEDISAALAAADDWLLTYPPAGGRPFSSSASLGSAMASQPKLSSSANRFNSMIQDFLEDAGPLESLQLDGSALGGVLQVFNSYVNLLMRALPSSAETEESLEGSGSKIVRVAETESQQLALLANASLLADELLPYAAMKLLPLPPRIDEQPKRSSERQSRLPEQREWKKKLQRSVDRLRDSFCRQHALDLIFTEDGDTHLNAYIYTSLDDNVEEPEWFPSLIFQELFMKLTRMASIATDMFIGRERFATVLLMRLTETVILWLSDDQTFWEEIEEGPKPLGPLGLQQLYLDMEFVLLFSSQGRYLSRNLHQVIKNIIARAIDAVAATGVDPYSTLPEDDWFAEVAQIAIKMLTGKANFGNVERDVTSPTASVSAKSVSSIVSHGSNEFSH